From the Cryptomeria japonica chromosome 2, Sugi_1.0, whole genome shotgun sequence genome, one window contains:
- the LOC131045256 gene encoding cytochrome P450 720B2-like: protein MEQQIYLMYSDWYLLITLALSAAILLLLGRRMLWAKADDSAVKHKLQPGSTGLPFIGETISLYRTANSSRRRKFFEEHELRAKAVVSLDPEFNKYIMQNERRLFQFRMPASTRDLLGKYCLLEVHGELQKTIHASVVKLFRYDRLSSDFMEDIQNVLLAEMSKWEDQRHIALQYKCSEIGLKLMGKMLLDLPYSEEMNDIYKAFHDFTAAILFLPLNVPGTTYYRGIQARRFLLKKIYGYLEERREHPEGIHNDLLSKLLRDQNTFSDEIIADTLLFVLLAGYETSSSDMAFAIKFVTENPNALKELTDEHDSIIKSKGTGKVKLTWDDYQSMKFTHCVINETLRLASAATISFRETMQDVEVRGFLIPKGWTVIHLPSSIHLDEKYYYDADKFHPWRWQNEELFDKPFYMPFGGGIRLCPGLHLGKFEIALFLHYFLTKFRWEPLGVYQVKYFPQPHIAKGFPIRLYPRLKSEE, encoded by the exons ATGGAGCAACAGATATATCTGATGTATTCTGACTGGTATTTATTGATTACTTTGGCTCTCTCAGCGGCCATTTTACTCTTGTTAGGGCGGAGGATGTTATGGGCCAAAGCTGATGATAGCGCAGTGAAACACAAACTCCAACCTGGATCGACTGGATTGCCGTTTATTGGAGAGACTATCAGTTTATATCGAACCGCTAACTCATCTCGGCGTCGAAAATTCTTTGAAGAACATGAGCTCAG AGCAAAAGCAGTTGTGTCACTGGATCCAGAGTTTAATAAATATATCATGCAAAACGAGAGACGGTTGTTTCAATTCAGAATGCCAGCATCCACAAGAGATCTTTTGGGCAAATATTGTTTGCTGGAAGTCCACGGAGAGCTTCAGAAAACGATCCATGCAAGCGTCGTCAAATTGTTCAGATACGACAGGCTCAGCTCCGATTTCATGGAGGATATACAAAATGTTTTGCTCGCCGAAATGAGTAAATGGGAAGACCAAAGACATATCGCTCTTCAATACAAATGCAGTGAG ATTGGTCTTAAGTTAATGGGGAAAATGTTACTGGACTTACCCTATTCTGAAGAGATGAATGATATTTATAAGGCTTTTCACGACTTCACAGCAGCTATCCTATTCTTGCCTCTCAATGTTCCTGGAACCACTTACTACAGAGGAATTCAG GCCAGGAGATTTCTCTTAAAAAAGATCTACGGCTATTTAGAGGAAAGGAGAGAGCATCCGGAGGGAATTCACAATGATCTCTTGTCCAAACTCTTGAGAGATCAGAACACTTTTTCAGATGAAATTATTGCAGATACTCTACTTTTTGTGCTACTTGCTGGTTACGAAACTTCATCGTCAGATATGGCATTTGCTATAAAGTTTGTCACTGAAAATCCAAATGCATTGAAGGAGCTGACG GATGAGCATGATAGTATCATAAAGTCCAAAGGCACAGGCAAGGTAAAGCTCACCTGGGACGATTACCAATCCATGAAATTCACTCATTGT GTAATAAACGAAACACTTCGTTTGGCTTCTGCCGCCACGATTAGTTTCAGAGAAACCATGCAAGATGTTGAAGTGAGAG GATTTCTTATTCCCAAGGGATGGACAGTGATTCATTTACCCAGTTCAATCCATTTGGATGAGAAGTACTATTACGATGCTGACAAGTTCCATCCTTGGCGATGGCAAAATGAG GAGCTTTTTGACAAACCGTTTTACATGCCATTTGGAGGAGGCATCAGGCTTTGCCCGGGACTTCATCTGGGCAAATTTGAAATCGCTCTCTTTCTTCATTACTTTCTCACTAAATTCAG